Proteins encoded together in one Streptomyces sp. NA04227 window:
- a CDS encoding SAV_2336 N-terminal domain-related protein yields MTGFPRDERPAGTDTPGGAAPAARHALIALVARLREAELTPTAEELADALWLAARMSADGDSGGDGPVAAVPGRVPGPAAASSGDSPEQPSPPLVPAPEPRLTAPPAHRARLFVPMGTGGEGAAAPGAPVPAPTAALLPDPLGLQRALRPLQHYRAPARSAPRVLDEQSTAERAADTGLVVPVLRHARRRSARLLLLMDLSTSTVVWEQALVELRQVCERAGAFREVQVRYLHEGPGGRPGHTPSARPGAPLQDPHGLTDPTGRRLTLVLSDCAGPMWRSGHMQRLLHAWGTLAPVAVVQPLPQRMWLRTHLPARRGVLHRREGPAGRLDFEPTGQRGGTRQGATPVPVLALRRSSVEGWARLVSAGATGQSLEAAAGFAEAWHPASRSPVRARQDLAGDARVRAFRRSASPLAWQLAVYLAAVPTTLPVMQLVQRAMLAGTGPEVLAEVLLGGLLERDRSAEEAENAETAAEAAGAEDSEAPVAYRFLDGVEDALLDHLPEDEARLLHKYCSAYLERRFGRTAHSFPALAVALDTEPGTTTAATGAPAPHPQVRAFAEVSGRVLRRYLPRDVEPETAGEEPRPAAAGAIREEALAAWERYRLHEEPAELDRAVALLATAVRAETDALRARAQEAVARAERGEGLAWAREMAQAGVTEQPLDALALTHEALARALLLRYRVRGDAADLAAARQTAMGIGHRDPGSAEWLRARVTLAETLAESAAQARRHGVGAPTVPEEARRRALELGPDDPLAALWAEFFLINEAVVVLGGILSVARPEVPADPAWRATQLLVTLLARYAVIGARIAAADGFRARPDVRRVRLSGDPEDDWVEAEAAPHTWYEQYMARALAATEPLTRPPWRAQGLLLRAQLRLRLARYACGQGDVEVPAGSLAGPNRGESGLDRRELGPELALGAAADFRRAVSPGTLDTFEQCSALLDRADALCLMRTAYGGADRHWLLAAEALSDALAVAGTEPVLLLECHRRAAHVHWQHYRATGSAEDRQQAIDHLEKSLSLLSQDDPRHTPLLEQLGARLAAQGLATRSHTDTDAAVRALRDVLDATSAQDPDRDRRRLALALAHIHRFDVQEVLADLHEADWILGAVARESHDSRLRARALRSRGSASALLGARTRTNRLLRKAVEYFRGGADAAREAEDSQELARALTSLSTVLEQLGETGRAFGAYREALRELRESDPAAFTGGQGALLASLSLPADDSSPTPTSDELRMALIRLQSLLGEA; encoded by the coding sequence ATGACCGGCTTCCCGAGGGACGAGCGCCCGGCCGGGACGGACACCCCAGGTGGTGCCGCCCCGGCCGCGCGGCACGCCCTGATCGCGCTCGTCGCCCGGCTGCGGGAAGCCGAACTCACGCCCACCGCCGAGGAGTTGGCGGACGCCCTGTGGCTGGCCGCCCGGATGTCGGCGGACGGGGACAGTGGTGGTGACGGCCCGGTGGCCGCCGTTCCGGGGCGTGTCCCCGGACCTGCGGCGGCCTCTTCCGGCGACTCCCCGGAGCAGCCCTCGCCCCCGCTCGTCCCCGCCCCCGAACCCCGTCTCACGGCGCCACCGGCACACCGGGCACGGCTGTTCGTGCCCATGGGCACCGGCGGCGAGGGCGCCGCGGCGCCGGGCGCACCGGTCCCCGCGCCCACCGCCGCCTTGCTGCCCGACCCGCTCGGACTCCAGCGCGCGTTACGACCCCTGCAGCACTACCGCGCCCCGGCCCGCAGCGCCCCGCGCGTACTGGACGAACAGTCCACCGCCGAACGCGCGGCGGACACCGGCCTGGTGGTCCCGGTGCTGCGGCACGCCCGCCGCCGGTCGGCCCGGCTGCTGCTGCTCATGGACCTGTCCACCTCGACGGTGGTGTGGGAACAGGCACTCGTCGAACTGCGCCAGGTCTGCGAACGGGCCGGCGCCTTCCGCGAGGTGCAGGTGCGCTACCTGCACGAGGGCCCCGGCGGACGCCCCGGCCACACCCCGTCCGCCCGGCCCGGCGCACCTCTCCAGGACCCCCACGGGCTGACCGATCCCACCGGACGCCGCCTGACCCTCGTACTCAGCGACTGCGCGGGCCCGATGTGGCGCAGCGGCCATATGCAGCGACTGCTGCACGCCTGGGGCACGCTCGCCCCGGTCGCCGTGGTGCAGCCGCTGCCGCAGCGGATGTGGCTGCGCACCCATCTGCCGGCCCGCCGGGGCGTGCTGCACCGGCGCGAAGGGCCCGCCGGGAGGCTGGACTTCGAGCCGACGGGGCAGCGCGGCGGCACCCGCCAGGGCGCGACCCCGGTACCGGTGCTCGCGCTGCGCCGCTCCTCGGTGGAGGGCTGGGCGCGCCTGGTGTCCGCCGGGGCGACCGGGCAGTCCCTGGAGGCGGCGGCCGGGTTCGCCGAGGCCTGGCACCCCGCCTCGCGCTCCCCGGTCAGGGCCCGCCAGGATCTCGCGGGCGACGCGCGCGTACGGGCCTTCAGGCGCTCCGCGTCCCCGCTCGCCTGGCAGCTGGCCGTCTACCTCGCCGCCGTGCCCACCACCCTGCCCGTGATGCAACTGGTGCAGCGCGCCATGCTCGCGGGCACCGGGCCCGAGGTACTGGCCGAGGTGCTGCTCGGCGGACTGCTCGAACGCGACCGGTCGGCCGAGGAGGCGGAGAACGCCGAGACCGCGGCGGAGGCGGCCGGTGCCGAAGACTCCGAAGCCCCCGTCGCCTACCGCTTCCTGGACGGCGTGGAGGACGCACTCCTCGACCACCTCCCCGAGGACGAGGCCCGCCTGCTGCACAAGTACTGCTCCGCCTACCTGGAACGCCGCTTCGGCCGTACGGCGCACAGCTTCCCGGCGCTCGCGGTGGCCCTCGACACCGAGCCGGGCACCACCACCGCCGCGACCGGTGCCCCCGCCCCGCACCCCCAAGTCCGGGCGTTCGCCGAGGTGTCGGGGCGGGTGCTGCGGCGGTATCTGCCACGCGACGTCGAGCCGGAGACCGCGGGCGAGGAGCCGCGACCGGCCGCGGCGGGGGCGATCCGGGAGGAGGCGCTCGCGGCCTGGGAGCGCTACCGGCTGCACGAGGAGCCGGCCGAACTCGACCGGGCCGTCGCGCTGTTGGCGACCGCCGTCCGTGCGGAAACGGACGCACTCAGGGCGCGGGCGCAGGAGGCGGTCGCGCGCGCGGAGCGCGGTGAGGGGCTGGCCTGGGCGAGGGAGATGGCGCAGGCGGGTGTCACCGAACAGCCGCTCGACGCACTGGCCCTGACGCACGAAGCCCTCGCCCGGGCGCTGCTCCTGCGCTACCGGGTGCGCGGCGACGCGGCCGACCTGGCCGCGGCACGCCAGACGGCCATGGGCATCGGACACCGGGACCCGGGCAGCGCCGAGTGGCTCCGGGCCCGGGTGACGCTCGCCGAGACCCTCGCGGAGAGCGCGGCCCAGGCCCGGCGCCACGGCGTCGGAGCGCCGACGGTGCCCGAGGAGGCCCGGCGGCGCGCACTGGAACTCGGCCCCGACGATCCGCTCGCCGCGCTGTGGGCGGAGTTCTTCCTGATCAACGAGGCGGTGGTGGTACTCGGCGGAATCCTCTCGGTGGCACGGCCCGAAGTCCCCGCCGATCCCGCCTGGCGGGCCACGCAGTTGCTGGTCACCTTGCTGGCCCGGTACGCGGTGATAGGCGCGCGCATCGCGGCCGCGGACGGATTCCGCGCCCGGCCCGACGTACGCCGGGTGCGCCTCAGCGGGGACCCGGAGGACGACTGGGTGGAGGCCGAGGCCGCACCCCACACCTGGTACGAGCAGTACATGGCACGCGCCCTGGCGGCCACCGAACCGCTGACCCGGCCACCCTGGCGGGCACAGGGCCTGCTGCTGCGCGCGCAACTGCGGCTGCGACTGGCGCGCTACGCCTGCGGGCAGGGCGACGTCGAGGTGCCCGCGGGCTCCCTCGCCGGGCCGAACCGCGGCGAGAGTGGCCTCGACCGCCGTGAGCTGGGCCCCGAACTGGCCCTGGGCGCGGCCGCCGACTTCCGGCGAGCGGTGTCCCCGGGCACCCTCGACACTTTCGAACAGTGCTCTGCCCTGCTCGACCGCGCCGACGCCCTCTGTCTGATGAGAACGGCCTACGGAGGAGCGGACCGCCACTGGCTGCTGGCCGCCGAAGCACTGTCGGACGCCCTGGCCGTGGCCGGTACCGAACCCGTCCTGCTCCTCGAATGCCACCGTCGCGCGGCCCACGTCCACTGGCAGCACTACCGCGCCACCGGCAGCGCCGAGGACCGCCAACAGGCCATAGACCACCTGGAGAAGTCCCTCTCCCTGCTCTCCCAGGACGACCCCCGGCACACCCCGCTCCTGGAGCAACTCGGCGCCCGGCTCGCCGCCCAGGGCCTGGCGACCCGCTCCCACACCGACACCGACGCCGCCGTACGCGCCCTGCGCGACGTCCTGGACGCCACCTCCGCCCAGGACCCGGACCGGGACCGGCGCCGACTCGCCCTGGCCCTGGCGCACATCCACCGGTTCGACGTCCAGGAAGTCCTCGCCGATCTGCACGAGGCCGACTGGATACTGGGCGCCGTCGCCCGCGAGTCGCACGACTCGCGGCTGCGTGCCAGGGCCCTGCGCAGCCGTGGCTCCGCCTCCGCCCTGCTCGGGGCGCGCACCAGGACGAACCGGCTGCTGCGCAAGGCCGTCGAGTACTTCCGGGGCGGCGCGGACGCCGCGCGCGAGGCCGAGGACTCCCAGGAGCTGGCCCGCGCGCTGACCAGCCTCAGCACGGTCCTGGAGCAACTCGGCGAGACGGGAAGGGCGTTCGGCGCCTACCGGGAGGCGCTGCGAGAACTGCGCGAGAGCGACCCCGCCGCCTTCACCGGCGGCCAGGGCGCCCTCCTCGCCTCGCTGTCCCTCCCGGCGGACGACTCCTCGCCGACCCCCACCAGCGACGAACTGCGCATGGCCCTGATCCGTCTGCAATCCCTCCTAGGAGAAGCATGA
- a CDS encoding trypsin-like peptidase domain-containing protein, whose protein sequence is MPEPDPRLDTLARAATVHLLDGGAKGDGAMWGSGFFVAPGLILTCAHVLAPEIARDPERQLAVRGADFNDGIPVAARLAFLPEAARRTLRASPEGAHLPLPPEQDLALLRLVEADVPHECVWLADRALRHIGDVVAYGYQPQDLEPWAKPWSADAEINVRDGDWGLRFKPEVSFPKGVSGGPLLDPYTGAVVGLIKSRRKERDGGMAVALPALRQFKEIYGEVMDGHDRWHGGPSGGPTGYTWAGEQHRLARGDAHPGPDRWTAKDRRRALRLLAELAPPATPLSVAKLVRKVRGGRIPGTLPALHTWRDGHGLLYDTPQPGDMLPFLHYLRLVAEYVRCRGGDTGRLEEFVTERLAEDERTALHALVTDARLPAELRPLPGDGDRVVVRYPGPGQGPTVTVLLDPVIGSRPTRFHWQIWVNEGAHGGEREMTGEDYSGEGVLPRDLLPALREPLRDTLAREDAEGAAVPLEIALPAEHFDLQAHRWHLEEVPKLYETARLGTQRCVVLRDLARRGAGGNPAEPDGAGEAGGTGRDWADRWQRSGAAREWVAQRVPERDREPRGRYFHGLAATSVPVMCRPAGRGLGRKVMRLALDSGHGMALWDIEGHAVGGCHADCEDLHAGVERLFGDLCSPAELPDRLRHIRHDISRGHDGLRWAEPVALLYDDPDRPLPPEDAEPADSPP, encoded by the coding sequence TCTTCGTCGCGCCGGGCCTGATCCTGACCTGCGCCCATGTGCTCGCACCGGAGATCGCCCGGGATCCGGAGCGTCAACTCGCCGTACGGGGAGCCGACTTCAACGACGGCATCCCGGTGGCCGCCCGGCTGGCCTTCCTCCCGGAGGCCGCCCGGCGGACCCTGCGTGCGTCACCGGAGGGCGCGCACCTGCCGCTGCCGCCGGAGCAGGACCTCGCGCTGCTGCGGCTGGTGGAGGCGGACGTCCCGCACGAGTGTGTATGGCTCGCGGACCGGGCGCTGCGGCACATCGGCGACGTGGTGGCCTATGGCTACCAGCCGCAGGACCTGGAGCCCTGGGCCAAGCCGTGGAGCGCGGACGCCGAGATCAATGTGCGCGACGGTGACTGGGGGCTGCGGTTCAAGCCCGAGGTGTCCTTCCCCAAGGGGGTCTCCGGCGGCCCGCTGCTCGACCCGTACACCGGGGCCGTGGTCGGGCTGATCAAGTCGCGGCGCAAGGAACGCGACGGCGGTATGGCCGTCGCGCTGCCCGCGCTGCGGCAGTTCAAGGAGATCTACGGCGAGGTGATGGACGGGCACGACCGCTGGCACGGCGGCCCGTCCGGTGGCCCCACCGGCTACACCTGGGCGGGTGAACAGCACCGGCTGGCCCGCGGCGACGCCCACCCGGGCCCCGACCGCTGGACCGCCAAGGACCGCCGCAGGGCCCTGCGCCTGCTCGCCGAACTGGCCCCGCCCGCGACGCCGTTGTCGGTCGCCAAGCTGGTCCGCAAGGTGCGCGGCGGCCGGATACCGGGCACCCTGCCCGCCCTGCACACCTGGCGCGACGGCCACGGACTGCTCTACGACACCCCGCAGCCGGGGGACATGCTCCCCTTCCTGCACTATCTGCGGCTGGTCGCGGAGTACGTACGCTGCCGGGGCGGCGACACCGGACGGCTCGAGGAGTTCGTGACGGAACGGCTCGCGGAGGACGAGCGCACGGCGCTGCACGCGCTGGTCACCGACGCACGGCTGCCCGCCGAGCTGCGGCCGCTGCCCGGCGACGGCGACCGCGTGGTGGTGCGTTACCCCGGACCCGGCCAGGGCCCGACCGTAACCGTCCTGCTCGACCCCGTGATCGGCTCCAGGCCCACCCGCTTCCACTGGCAGATCTGGGTCAACGAGGGTGCCCACGGCGGCGAGCGGGAGATGACCGGCGAGGACTACTCGGGCGAGGGCGTGCTGCCGCGCGACCTGCTGCCCGCGCTGCGCGAGCCGTTGCGGGACACCCTCGCCCGCGAGGACGCCGAGGGCGCGGCCGTACCGCTGGAAATCGCCCTGCCCGCCGAGCACTTCGACCTCCAGGCGCACCGCTGGCACCTGGAGGAGGTACCGAAGCTGTACGAGACCGCGCGCCTGGGTACGCAACGCTGTGTCGTGCTGCGCGACCTCGCGCGCCGTGGCGCCGGTGGAAATCCGGCCGAGCCGGACGGGGCGGGCGAGGCCGGCGGTACGGGTCGGGACTGGGCGGACCGCTGGCAGCGGTCCGGTGCCGCGCGGGAGTGGGTCGCGCAGCGGGTGCCCGAGCGGGACCGGGAGCCGCGGGGGCGGTACTTCCACGGTCTCGCGGCCACCAGCGTGCCCGTGATGTGCAGGCCCGCCGGGCGCGGTCTCGGCCGCAAGGTGATGCGGCTGGCGCTGGACAGCGGGCACGGCATGGCGCTGTGGGACATCGAGGGGCACGCGGTCGGCGGCTGCCACGCGGACTGCGAGGACCTGCACGCGGGAGTGGAGCGGTTGTTCGGGGATCTCTGCTCACCGGCCGAACTGCCCGACCGGCTGCGGCACATCCGGCACGACATCAGCCGCGGCCACGACGGGCTGCGCTGGGCCGAACCGGTCGCCCTGCTCTACGACGACCCCGACCGGCCGCTGCCGCCCGAGGACGCCGAGCCCGCGGATTCCCCGCCGTGA
- a CDS encoding FxsB family cyclophane-forming radical SAM/SPASM peptide maturase, whose translation MTAAPNLAHPTHPQWPHHSLTAESAPAVPFRQFVLKVHGRCNLDCAYCYIYRSPDTSWRERPSRVPESTVRRTADRIAEHVRTHRLPAIRIELHGGEPLLTGPGPVLDYLAAVRAAVPGDCEITATVQTNGTLLSPDRLGRLAAAGIRVGLSLDGGRAAHNARRTDHAGRPAWPAARAAARLLAAHPDAYAGILCTIDLAADPVDVYTSLLELAPPGVDFLLPHGNWAAPPPGLPRDAAPGRHRPRPTPYGDWLAALFDAWWEADRMRTRIRLFREIAALLHGLDSSAEAVGLSPLVAVVVDTDGAIEQVDSLKSAYPGAPGTGLDVFAHSFDEALRHPGVAARQLGVEGRAPECSSCAVLGVCGGGNYVHRYAEGSGFRHPSVYCADLERLVRHIAGRLTNASTGPR comes from the coding sequence ATGACCGCCGCGCCGAACCTGGCGCACCCGACCCACCCGCAGTGGCCGCACCACAGCCTCACCGCCGAGTCGGCGCCCGCCGTTCCCTTCCGGCAGTTCGTGCTCAAGGTGCACGGGCGCTGCAATCTCGACTGCGCGTACTGCTACATCTACCGCTCCCCGGACACCAGTTGGCGCGAGCGGCCGAGCCGGGTGCCCGAGTCGACCGTACGGCGCACCGCGGACCGGATCGCCGAGCACGTACGTACCCACCGGCTGCCCGCGATCCGTATCGAACTGCACGGCGGCGAACCGCTGTTGACCGGGCCCGGGCCGGTGCTCGACTACCTGGCCGCGGTGCGCGCGGCGGTTCCCGGCGACTGCGAGATCACCGCCACCGTGCAGACCAACGGCACCCTGCTCAGCCCCGACCGGCTCGGGCGGCTCGCGGCGGCGGGGATCCGGGTCGGGCTCAGCCTGGACGGCGGCCGGGCCGCGCACAACGCCCGCCGCACCGACCACGCGGGCCGCCCGGCCTGGCCCGCCGCCCGCGCCGCGGCCCGGCTGCTCGCCGCGCACCCCGACGCGTACGCGGGCATCCTGTGCACCATCGACCTCGCCGCCGACCCCGTCGACGTCTACACCTCGCTGCTCGAACTCGCCCCGCCCGGCGTCGACTTCCTGCTGCCGCACGGCAACTGGGCCGCGCCGCCGCCCGGCCTGCCCAGGGACGCGGCGCCCGGGCGGCACCGGCCGCGGCCGACTCCGTACGGGGACTGGCTGGCCGCGCTCTTCGACGCCTGGTGGGAGGCGGACCGGATGCGCACCCGGATCCGGCTGTTCCGCGAGATCGCGGCGCTGCTGCACGGCCTGGACAGCAGCGCCGAGGCGGTGGGGCTCTCCCCGCTGGTGGCCGTGGTGGTCGACACCGACGGCGCCATCGAGCAGGTGGACTCGCTGAAGTCGGCCTACCCCGGGGCGCCCGGCACCGGCCTGGACGTCTTCGCGCACAGCTTCGACGAGGCCCTGCGCCACCCCGGCGTCGCGGCCCGTCAGCTCGGCGTCGAAGGGCGCGCGCCCGAGTGCAGCTCCTGTGCCGTGCTCGGGGTCTGCGGCGGCGGGAACTATGTGCACCGGTACGCCGAGGGCAGCGGATTCCGCCACCCCAGCGTGTACTGCGCGGACCTGGAACGACTCGTGCGTCACATCGCGGGCCGACTCACAAATGCCTCAACCGGCCCTCGTTAA
- a CDS encoding MoxR family ATPase, with product MTGWFVYQGAGGPDPGRIGRLPAPPPWRAFDAEPVEYEVPPLDSASLRRLGESPVPMPVQETETLELVNAALYLRRPLLVTGEPGSGKSTLAHSLAHELGLGRVLQWAVVSRSELKDGLYTYDAIGRLQDNQLGSGQAEDIGRYLRLGPLGTALLATDRPRVLLIDELDKSDIDLPNDLLNVLEEGEFGIPELERIADRPGQETVHVLTDDGRRVPVTGGRVRCRAFPVVVMTSNREREFPAPLLRRCVPLDLEPPRDQRLAAMILAHFGAESYDENLDLVGQFTQAESDGALRPTDQLLNAIFLAQHTARQEPRRREEIAGLLMRPLDRGPR from the coding sequence GTGACCGGATGGTTCGTCTACCAGGGCGCAGGCGGCCCCGATCCCGGCCGGATCGGCCGGCTGCCCGCCCCGCCGCCGTGGCGCGCCTTCGACGCCGAGCCGGTGGAGTACGAGGTGCCGCCGCTGGACAGCGCCTCGCTGCGGCGGCTCGGCGAGTCCCCGGTACCCATGCCGGTACAGGAGACCGAGACCCTCGAACTCGTCAACGCCGCCCTCTACTTGCGCCGCCCCCTCCTGGTCACCGGCGAGCCGGGCTCCGGCAAGAGCACGCTCGCCCACTCCCTGGCGCACGAACTCGGGCTCGGCCGGGTCCTGCAGTGGGCCGTGGTCAGCCGCAGCGAACTCAAGGACGGGCTCTACACCTACGACGCGATCGGGCGGCTCCAGGACAACCAGCTCGGCTCGGGCCAGGCCGAGGACATCGGCCGCTACCTCCGGCTCGGGCCGCTGGGCACCGCGCTCCTGGCCACCGACCGGCCCCGGGTGCTGCTCATCGACGAGCTCGACAAGAGCGACATCGACCTGCCCAACGACCTCCTGAACGTCCTGGAGGAGGGCGAGTTCGGCATCCCGGAGCTGGAACGCATCGCCGACCGGCCGGGCCAGGAGACCGTGCACGTGCTCACCGACGACGGCCGCCGGGTGCCGGTCACCGGCGGCCGGGTGCGCTGTCGCGCGTTCCCCGTCGTGGTGATGACCAGCAACCGCGAGCGCGAGTTCCCCGCCCCGCTGCTGCGCCGCTGTGTCCCGCTGGATCTGGAACCGCCGCGCGACCAGCGGCTCGCCGCGATGATCCTGGCCCACTTCGGCGCCGAGTCCTACGACGAGAACCTCGACCTCGTCGGCCAGTTCACCCAGGCCGAGTCGGACGGTGCGCTGCGGCCCACCGACCAGCTCCTGAACGCCATCTTCCTGGCCCAGCACACCGCACGGCAGGAGCCAAGGCGCCGCGAGGAGATCGCGGGGCTCCTGATGCGGCCACTGGACCGCGGGCCACGGTAG